A section of the Mesorhizobium loti genome encodes:
- a CDS encoding DUF599 domain-containing protein: MGDSFYLSMADFGALAFFLIAWLLHTLASDGKLVSRMSLTTAMNAQREAWMRTMAEREIRIVDTAIMSGLQQGTAFFASSSLIALGGCFALLGASDRVLEVLSNLPLGGAPSRPAFQIKVLGLVLILAFSFFKFGWAYRLFNYCSILIGAVPIPHGEASRNPVTETAVWRAAQMNMLAGKHFNSGLRGVFFSIGYLGWFVDPVVFMLSTLLLLAVLVRRQFFSAARRAVIGQPPGAGNG; this comes from the coding sequence ATGGGCGATTCCTTCTATCTTTCGATGGCTGATTTCGGGGCGCTGGCGTTCTTCCTGATCGCGTGGCTGCTGCACACGCTCGCCTCCGACGGCAAGCTGGTCAGCCGAATGTCGCTGACGACGGCGATGAATGCACAACGCGAAGCCTGGATGCGCACCATGGCCGAACGCGAAATCCGTATCGTCGACACCGCCATCATGAGCGGCCTGCAGCAGGGAACCGCCTTCTTCGCCTCCAGTTCCCTGATCGCGCTCGGCGGCTGCTTTGCCTTGCTTGGCGCGTCCGACCGGGTGCTTGAGGTGCTGAGCAACCTGCCGCTCGGCGGAGCGCCGTCGCGCCCGGCCTTCCAGATCAAGGTGCTGGGACTGGTGCTGATCCTCGCCTTTTCCTTCTTCAAATTCGGCTGGGCCTACCGGCTGTTCAACTACTGCTCGATCCTGATCGGCGCGGTGCCGATCCCGCATGGCGAAGCCTCACGCAATCCGGTCACCGAAACGGCGGTGTGGCGCGCGGCGCAGATGAACATGCTGGCCGGCAAGCATTTCAACTCGGGCCTGCGTGGCGTGTTCTTCTCGATCGGCTATCTCGGCTGGTTCGTCGACCCGGTGGTGTTTATGCTGTCGACACTTCTGTTGCTGGCCGTGCTGGTGCGCCGCCAGTTCTTCTCGGCGGCGCGGCGCGCCGTCATCGGTCAGCCGCCCGGCGCCGGAAACGGCTGA
- a CDS encoding YdcF family protein — protein MFFLLSKVFWFFIQPLNLTIFLLLAGLIAATIGRRRLAVTGSVLGFLILALSTWTSLGAMMLNPLEERFPRPPLPQKVDGIIVLGGGFEGAINLARGGYELGSSGDRMVETAILARRFPEAKVVVSGGHGSFFIDAEGDADTASRLLVPLGVSADRLVLEDKSRNTYENAVFSRKLVEPKSGETWLLVTSAFHMPRAKALFDKAGFPTVPWPVDYHTSGKEGVGLFRDNPIDSVQNTTIALREWIGLVAYWLSGRIDQPFPAPGG, from the coding sequence ATGTTCTTCCTTCTTTCCAAGGTCTTCTGGTTCTTCATCCAGCCGCTCAACCTGACGATCTTCCTGCTTCTGGCGGGGTTGATCGCCGCAACGATCGGCCGGCGGCGGCTGGCGGTCACCGGCAGCGTGCTTGGTTTTCTGATCCTTGCGCTCTCGACCTGGACGTCGCTTGGGGCGATGATGCTCAACCCGCTGGAAGAACGCTTTCCGCGCCCGCCATTGCCGCAAAAGGTCGACGGCATCATCGTGCTGGGCGGCGGCTTCGAGGGCGCCATCAACTTGGCGCGTGGCGGCTATGAATTGGGCAGCAGCGGCGACCGCATGGTCGAGACCGCAATCCTCGCCCGACGCTTCCCCGAAGCCAAGGTGGTTGTATCGGGTGGACACGGCTCGTTTTTCATCGACGCCGAGGGAGACGCCGACACCGCGTCCCGCCTGCTCGTCCCGCTGGGTGTATCGGCCGATCGTCTTGTCCTCGAGGACAAGTCCCGCAACACCTACGAAAATGCGGTCTTCAGCCGCAAACTCGTCGAACCGAAGTCGGGCGAGACCTGGCTGCTGGTGACCTCCGCCTTCCACATGCCAAGGGCCAAGGCGCTGTTCGACAAGGCTGGGTTTCCAACCGTTCCATGGCCGGTCGACTATCACACTTCCGGCAAGGAAGGTGTCGGCTTGTTTCGCGACAATCCGATCGATTCCGTGCAGAACACCACCATAGCGCTCCGCGAATGGATCGGGCTTGTCGCCTATTGGCTTTCGGGCCGCATCGATCAGCCGTTTCCGGCGCCGGGCGGCTGA
- a CDS encoding DNA alkylation response protein encodes MTDDVTNQPPPLTGGNAWRGDPLLIQLAERFSDPVRKDLDGLGRFVLTQEAQELARLANVETPKLRTHDRQGRRIDLVEFHPAYHALMRRSVANGLHSSVWENGDAEIGRRHQVRAARFYLTAELETGHLCPITMTSASLAALMASPKLFREWAPRVTTRKYDQSQKPPVEKTGLTLGMGMTEKQGGTDVRANTTRAERAGSGFYRLTGHKWFMSAPMSDAFLVLAQAPEGLSCFLVPRVLGDGSGNGFRLQRLKDKLGNRSNASSEVEFVNAIGEMVGEPGAGVKTIMDMVTLTRLDCAVASSAIMRAGLAEAVHHARHRQVFGSTLIEQPLMQRVLADMALDVAAATALSFRLARSFDEAASDRGEAAFARAMTPVVKYWVCKIAPPLLYEAMECLGGNGYVEEAPLARYYREAPVNAIWEGSGNVMALDVLRVLGRAPGLFEEVLAGIDRDLGAGGRGTIGVLKAAMQVASTDEGSARLLTEQLALSAAAAELRRLGAGRIADAFVETRLAGQWRNTYGMLDSRHDARMIIDTLYPPVN; translated from the coding sequence GTGACCGACGACGTAACGAACCAGCCGCCGCCGTTGACGGGCGGCAACGCCTGGCGAGGCGATCCGTTGCTGATCCAGCTTGCCGAGCGCTTTTCCGACCCGGTGCGCAAGGACCTGGACGGGCTCGGCCGTTTCGTGCTGACGCAGGAGGCGCAGGAACTGGCCCGTCTCGCCAATGTCGAGACGCCGAAGCTCAGGACCCATGACCGCCAGGGACGACGCATCGACCTGGTCGAATTTCACCCCGCTTATCACGCCTTGATGCGCCGTTCGGTGGCGAACGGCCTGCATTCATCAGTCTGGGAAAATGGCGATGCCGAGATCGGTCGCCGCCATCAGGTGCGCGCCGCCCGCTTCTATCTGACGGCGGAGCTCGAGACCGGGCATCTCTGCCCGATCACCATGACCAGCGCCTCGCTGGCGGCGCTGATGGCCAGCCCGAAACTGTTCCGCGAATGGGCACCGCGGGTCACGACGCGCAAATACGACCAGAGCCAGAAGCCGCCGGTCGAGAAGACCGGGCTGACGCTCGGCATGGGCATGACGGAGAAACAGGGCGGCACGGATGTGCGCGCCAACACGACAAGGGCGGAACGCGCCGGCAGCGGCTTCTACCGCCTGACCGGCCATAAATGGTTCATGTCGGCGCCGATGTCGGATGCCTTCCTGGTGCTGGCACAGGCGCCGGAAGGACTGTCCTGTTTCCTCGTGCCGCGCGTTCTCGGCGACGGGTCGGGCAATGGCTTCCGCCTTCAGCGGCTGAAGGACAAGCTCGGCAACCGCTCCAACGCGTCTTCCGAGGTCGAGTTCGTCAATGCCATCGGCGAGATGGTCGGCGAACCCGGTGCCGGTGTGAAGACGATCATGGACATGGTCACCCTGACCCGGCTCGACTGTGCCGTGGCGTCCTCGGCGATCATGCGGGCAGGGCTGGCGGAAGCGGTTCATCATGCCCGCCACCGCCAGGTGTTCGGCTCGACCTTGATCGAGCAGCCGCTGATGCAGCGCGTGCTGGCCGACATGGCGCTCGATGTCGCCGCGGCGACCGCGCTGTCGTTCAGGCTGGCGCGCTCCTTCGACGAAGCGGCGAGCGATCGCGGCGAGGCGGCATTTGCCCGCGCCATGACGCCGGTCGTCAAATACTGGGTGTGCAAGATCGCGCCGCCGCTGCTCTACGAGGCGATGGAGTGCCTCGGCGGCAATGGATATGTCGAGGAGGCGCCGCTCGCCCGTTACTATCGCGAGGCCCCGGTCAACGCGATCTGGGAAGGATCGGGCAACGTCATGGCCCTCGACGTGCTGCGTGTGCTCGGCCGCGCGCCGGGCCTGTTCGAAGAGGTGCTGGCAGGCATCGATCGCGACCTCGGCGCCGGCGGGCGCGGCACGATCGGCGTGCTGAAGGCGGCAATGCAGGTTGCTTCAACCGATGAGGGCTCGGCCCGGCTGCTGACCGAACAACTGGCGCTGTCGGCCGCGGCGGCGGAATTGCGCCGGCTGGGGGCAGGGCGGATCGCCGATGCCTTCGTCGAGACGCGCCTGGCCGGCCAGTGGCGCAACACCTATGGCATGCTCGATTCGCGTCACGATGCCCGCATGATCATCGACACGCTCTATCCGCCAGTAAACTGA
- a CDS encoding dihydroorotase → MSTTVFERARIVDPSRGIDEVGSVIVDGRKIVAAGKAALNQGVPGGATVIDCANKAIIPGLIDGRVFIGEPGGEHRETIASASVAAAAGGVTSIVMMPDTDPVIDNVALVEFVLRTAKDTAIVNVFPAAAITKGLYGREMTEFGLLREAGAVAFTDGRHTIASALVMRRALTYARDFGATIVHETQDADLGSSGVMNEGLYASWLGLSGIPREAESIPLERDLALARLTRGSYHAAKISTAMAANAVTRAKTDGAAVTSGVSIHNLSLNENDVGEYRTFFRLTPPLRAEEDRLAMIEAVRDGTVDIIVSSHDPQDVDTKRLPFADAAAGAIGLETLLGAALRLYHNGDVPLLRLIETLSTAPARLFGLAGGTLKPGAVADLALVDLDEPWIVSESGIRSRSKNTCFEGARLQGKVLQTLVAGRTVYSV, encoded by the coding sequence ATGAGCACGACGGTCTTTGAACGCGCCCGCATCGTCGACCCCTCGCGCGGCATCGACGAAGTCGGCTCGGTCATTGTCGATGGCAGGAAGATCGTTGCCGCCGGCAAGGCGGCGTTGAACCAGGGCGTGCCCGGGGGAGCGACCGTCATCGACTGCGCCAACAAGGCGATCATCCCCGGCCTGATCGACGGCCGCGTCTTCATCGGCGAGCCTGGTGGCGAGCATCGCGAAACCATCGCTTCGGCCAGCGTTGCAGCCGCGGCCGGCGGCGTCACCTCCATCGTCATGATGCCCGATACCGATCCGGTGATCGACAATGTCGCGCTGGTCGAGTTCGTGCTGCGCACCGCCAAGGACACGGCGATCGTCAACGTCTTTCCGGCGGCGGCAATCACCAAGGGCCTCTACGGCCGCGAGATGACGGAATTCGGCCTGTTGCGCGAGGCGGGCGCCGTCGCCTTCACCGATGGCCGCCACACCATAGCGAGCGCGCTGGTGATGCGCCGGGCGCTGACTTATGCCCGCGACTTCGGCGCAACCATCGTGCATGAGACGCAGGATGCCGACCTCGGTTCGTCCGGCGTCATGAACGAAGGCCTGTACGCCAGCTGGCTCGGCCTCTCCGGCATTCCGCGTGAGGCCGAATCCATTCCGCTGGAGCGCGATCTGGCTTTGGCGCGGCTGACGCGCGGTTCCTATCACGCGGCAAAGATCTCGACTGCGATGGCGGCGAACGCCGTGACACGCGCCAAAACCGACGGCGCTGCCGTCACCTCGGGCGTCTCGATCCACAATCTGTCGCTCAACGAAAACGATGTTGGTGAATACCGTACCTTCTTCCGCCTGACACCGCCTTTGCGCGCAGAGGAAGACCGGCTGGCTATGATCGAGGCGGTCAGGGACGGCACGGTCGACATCATCGTGTCCTCGCACGATCCGCAGGATGTCGACACCAAGCGCCTGCCCTTCGCCGACGCCGCGGCCGGAGCCATCGGATTGGAGACGTTGCTTGGCGCGGCCTTGCGGCTCTACCACAATGGCGATGTGCCGCTGCTGCGTCTGATCGAAACCCTGTCCACCGCGCCCGCAAGGCTGTTCGGATTGGCCGGCGGCACGCTGAAGCCTGGCGCTGTTGCCGATCTTGCCCTTGTCGATCTCGACGAACCCTGGATCGTCAGTGAAAGCGGCATTCGCTCGCGCTCGAAAAACACCTGTTTCGAAGGTGCGCGCCTGCAAGGCAAGGTCTTGCAAACGCTGGTCGCGGGCCGCACAGTATACTCGGTATAG
- the gatC gene encoding Asp-tRNA(Asn)/Glu-tRNA(Gln) amidotransferase subunit GatC, protein MSVDVKTVKRVARLARIAVSEEDAERMTGELNAILGFVEQLNEVDVSGVEPMTSVTPMEMKKRQDVVTDGNKAADIVANAPATEENFFLVPKVVE, encoded by the coding sequence ATGTCCGTTGATGTCAAGACAGTGAAGCGCGTGGCGCGTCTCGCCCGCATTGCGGTCAGCGAAGAAGATGCGGAACGCATGACCGGCGAGCTGAACGCCATCCTTGGTTTTGTCGAGCAGCTGAACGAGGTCGATGTGTCCGGCGTCGAGCCGATGACCTCGGTGACGCCGATGGAGATGAAGAAGCGCCAGGACGTCGTCACCGACGGCAACAAGGCGGCCGACATCGTCGCCAATGCGCCGGCGACCGAAGAGAATTTTTTCCTCGTGCCGAAGGTCGTGGAGTAG
- the ruvX gene encoding Holliday junction resolvase RuvX yields MAIITIEQLPARLANGRTLAGLDLGDKTIGVAVSDRGFSFAHPRPVIMRRKFSLDAAVLLALLEKESVGAVAIGLPINMDGSEGPRAQKSRAFVRNMAQLSDLPFVLWDERLSTVAAERTLIEMDFSRAKRAGKIDSAAAAFILQGVLDRLRSLYAAERTEPGPPNAD; encoded by the coding sequence TTGGCTATCATCACGATTGAGCAATTGCCAGCGCGGCTCGCCAATGGCAGGACGCTAGCGGGGCTCGATCTCGGCGACAAGACGATCGGCGTAGCGGTTTCCGACCGGGGATTCTCCTTCGCCCATCCACGCCCGGTCATCATGCGGAGGAAATTCTCCCTCGACGCCGCCGTGCTTCTGGCCTTGCTGGAGAAGGAGAGTGTCGGCGCGGTGGCGATCGGGCTGCCGATCAACATGGATGGGTCGGAAGGTCCGCGCGCGCAGAAATCGCGCGCCTTCGTGCGCAACATGGCGCAGTTGAGCGACCTGCCCTTCGTGCTCTGGGATGAACGGCTGTCGACGGTCGCGGCCGAAAGGACGCTGATCGAAATGGATTTCTCGCGCGCCAAACGCGCTGGCAAGATCGATTCGGCTGCGGCCGCCTTTATTCTGCAGGGAGTTTTGGACCGGCTTCGGTCGCTCTATGCAGCCGAACGAACGGAACCTGGACCGCCCAACGCCGACTGA
- a CDS encoding L-serine ammonia-lyase, producing MFLSVFDLFKIGIGPSSSHTMGPMTAARRFLDEVAGDDWPRPAGAKVARIGASLHGSLAYTGIGHGSDRAVILGLAGQTPQTVDPDQADGIVGRITADRVISPPGHPSYNFDPATDLVLDRKTPLTGHANGMAFYAYDAGGRLLLKRIYYSIGGGFVVSEEELQRMKAKGSVTTEGKKVPYPFKNAVEMLKMAAKSGLSVAEMKRVNEETQMSREELDAGLDAIWSAMKGCIDRGLSQDGIMPGGLKVRRRARQLHDKLQEQWQQNRPNPLLANDWLSIYAMAVNEENAAGGRVVTAPTNGAAGTLPAVLRYWLHFHPEADQPSIRDFLLTAAAVGGIIKTNASISGAEVGCQGEVGSASAMAAAGLCAVMGGTPMQVENAAEIALEHHLGMTCDPVGGLVQVPCIERNALGAVKAVTAASLAIKGDGVHFVPLDSAIETMRQTGLDMNEKYKETSLGGLAVNVVEC from the coding sequence GTGTTCCTTTCGGTTTTCGACCTGTTCAAGATCGGCATCGGCCCCTCCAGCTCTCACACGATGGGGCCGATGACTGCCGCGCGGCGGTTTCTCGACGAAGTCGCGGGGGACGACTGGCCGCGGCCCGCCGGCGCCAAGGTCGCCCGCATCGGGGCCAGCCTGCATGGCTCGCTCGCCTATACCGGAATCGGCCATGGCAGCGACCGCGCCGTTATCCTCGGCCTTGCCGGCCAGACGCCGCAAACGGTCGATCCCGATCAGGCCGACGGCATTGTCGGCCGCATCACCGCCGACAGGGTGATTTCACCGCCCGGTCACCCGTCCTACAATTTCGACCCGGCCACGGATCTGGTGCTCGACCGCAAGACGCCGCTCACGGGGCACGCCAACGGCATGGCGTTCTATGCCTACGATGCCGGCGGCCGTCTGCTTCTCAAGCGCATCTACTATTCGATCGGCGGCGGCTTCGTGGTCTCGGAAGAAGAATTGCAGCGGATGAAGGCCAAGGGGTCGGTGACGACAGAAGGCAAGAAAGTGCCTTATCCCTTCAAGAACGCGGTCGAGATGCTGAAGATGGCGGCCAAGAGCGGCCTTTCCGTCGCCGAGATGAAGCGCGTCAACGAGGAGACGCAGATGTCGCGCGAGGAGCTCGATGCCGGCCTCGACGCGATCTGGAGCGCGATGAAGGGCTGCATCGACCGTGGCCTGTCGCAGGACGGCATCATGCCTGGTGGGCTGAAGGTGCGGCGCCGCGCCCGGCAGCTCCACGACAAGCTGCAGGAACAGTGGCAACAGAACCGGCCAAATCCGCTGCTTGCCAATGACTGGCTGTCGATCTACGCGATGGCGGTCAACGAGGAGAATGCGGCGGGCGGGCGCGTCGTCACCGCGCCGACCAATGGCGCAGCCGGCACGCTGCCGGCGGTGCTTCGCTACTGGCTGCATTTCCATCCCGAGGCCGACCAGCCGAGCATCCGCGACTTCCTGCTGACGGCAGCGGCCGTCGGCGGCATCATCAAGACCAATGCGTCGATCTCGGGCGCCGAGGTCGGATGCCAGGGCGAGGTCGGTTCCGCCTCGGCAATGGCAGCGGCCGGCCTGTGCGCGGTCATGGGCGGTACGCCCATGCAGGTGGAAAATGCGGCCGAAATCGCGCTCGAACATCATCTCGGCATGACCTGCGATCCGGTCGGCGGGCTGGTGCAGGTTCCGTGCATCGAGCGCAATGCTCTCGGCGCGGTCAAGGCGGTGACCGCCGCCTCATTGGCGATCAAGGGCGACGGCGTTCACTTCGTGCCGCTCGACTCGGCGATCGAGACGATGCGCCAGACAGGCCTCGACATGAACGAGAAGTACAAAGAAACCAGCCTCGGCGGGCTCGCCGTCAATGTCGTGGAGTGCTGA
- a CDS encoding aspartate carbamoyltransferase catalytic subunit: MTDASSLPLYPHRHLLGISDLSPADIELLLDRADRAVAISRQSEKKTSTLRGRTQINLFYEASTRTQSSFELAGKRLGADVMNMSVASSSVKKGETLIDTAMTLNAMRPDILIIRHQSAGAAALLAQKVGCSVVNAGDGAHEHPTQALLDALTIRRAKGPLSKLIVAICGDILHSRVARSNIMLLNALGAQVRVVAPSTLLPSGIDRMGVIVTRSMAEGLKDADVVMMLRLQRERMEGAFVPSVREYFRYFGLDAEKLKAAKDDALVMHPGPMNRGVEIASEIADGPQSVIQEQVEMGVAVRMAVMEALLDPRRNQEGRGA, translated from the coding sequence ATGACCGACGCTTCGTCCCTGCCACTCTATCCCCACCGCCATCTTCTTGGCATCAGCGATCTTTCGCCGGCCGATATCGAGCTTTTGCTCGACAGGGCGGACAGGGCGGTCGCGATCTCGCGGCAGTCCGAGAAAAAGACCTCGACGCTGCGCGGACGCACCCAGATCAATCTCTTCTACGAGGCCTCGACCCGCACGCAGTCTTCGTTCGAGCTGGCCGGAAAGCGGCTCGGCGCCGATGTCATGAACATGTCGGTGGCGAGTTCTTCCGTGAAAAAGGGCGAGACACTCATCGATACCGCGATGACGCTGAACGCCATGCGGCCCGACATCCTGATCATCCGCCACCAGTCGGCGGGTGCCGCCGCTCTCCTGGCGCAAAAAGTCGGCTGCTCGGTGGTCAATGCCGGCGACGGGGCGCATGAACACCCCACACAAGCGCTGCTCGACGCACTGACCATCCGCCGCGCCAAGGGTCCGCTGTCGAAGCTGATCGTGGCGATCTGCGGCGACATCCTGCATTCGCGCGTGGCGCGCTCCAACATCATGCTGCTCAACGCGCTCGGGGCGCAGGTGCGGGTGGTGGCACCTTCGACATTGCTGCCCTCCGGCATTGACAGGATGGGCGTCATCGTCACGCGCTCGATGGCCGAGGGCCTGAAGGACGCCGACGTGGTGATGATGCTGCGCCTGCAGCGCGAGCGGATGGAGGGCGCCTTCGTGCCTTCGGTGCGCGAATATTTCCGCTATTTCGGCCTCGACGCCGAAAAGCTGAAGGCGGCCAAGGACGACGCACTGGTAATGCATCCCGGCCCGATGAACCGCGGTGTCGAGATCGCCTCGGAAATCGCCGATGGCCCGCAAAGCGTCATCCAGGAACAGGTGGAGATGGGCGTCGCCGTTCGCATGGCGGTGATGGAAGCGCTGCTTGATCCTCGTCGTAATCAAGAGGGTCGCGGCGCATGA
- a CDS encoding metal-dependent hydrolase: MKLTWYGHSAFRIETADAKILIDPYLIGNPSWTGGWEGPAEGITHVLLTHGHSDHISGALEVLGKSGAQLVANFEICMYLVGKGVDGNKINPGNIGGTVDCGGFTTTFVQALHSSSFGEDGGKNVYLGNPGGLVLHFPEDRTLYHMGDTDIFSDMALINELHEPKIGIVPIGDRFTMGGAVAALACRRFFKFDTVVPCHFGTFPMIDPTPEKFEAGLEGSGVKVALPGIGQTITI; the protein is encoded by the coding sequence ATGAAACTGACCTGGTACGGCCATTCGGCCTTCCGTATCGAAACCGCTGACGCCAAGATCCTCATCGACCCCTATCTGATTGGCAACCCATCATGGACGGGCGGCTGGGAAGGACCGGCGGAAGGGATCACGCATGTCCTGCTGACGCACGGGCATAGCGACCATATCAGCGGCGCGCTGGAAGTGCTCGGCAAGAGCGGTGCCCAGCTGGTCGCCAATTTCGAGATCTGCATGTATCTGGTCGGCAAGGGCGTGGATGGCAACAAGATCAATCCCGGCAACATCGGCGGCACGGTCGATTGCGGCGGCTTCACCACCACTTTCGTACAGGCGTTGCACTCCTCCTCGTTTGGTGAAGACGGCGGCAAGAACGTCTATCTCGGCAATCCCGGTGGGCTGGTCCTGCATTTCCCGGAAGACCGGACGCTCTACCATATGGGCGACACCGACATTTTTTCCGACATGGCGCTGATCAACGAACTGCATGAGCCGAAGATCGGCATCGTGCCGATCGGCGACCGTTTCACCATGGGCGGCGCGGTGGCGGCACTTGCCTGCCGGCGTTTCTTCAAGTTCGACACGGTCGTGCCTTGTCACTTCGGCACGTTTCCGATGATCGATCCGACGCCCGAGAAATTCGAGGCCGGCCTGGAAGGGTCCGGCGTGAAAGTCGCATTGCCTGGTATCGGCCAGACGATTACGATCTAG
- a CDS encoding DUF6105 family protein, giving the protein MRYIFGMWAAPMAIFWGWFYLSANDLNFGYVMLSRRTHDFFFQLYGQMLGIDPSIIPGMVAKTCIFDGFLLLALWAFRRRREIAGWISRRWAVQVPFVRLHRATEAGPKLPAE; this is encoded by the coding sequence ATGCGTTATATCTTCGGAATGTGGGCGGCCCCGATGGCGATTTTCTGGGGCTGGTTCTATCTGTCGGCCAACGACCTCAATTTCGGCTACGTCATGCTCAGCCGGCGGACGCACGACTTCTTCTTCCAGCTCTACGGTCAGATGCTGGGCATCGACCCGTCGATCATCCCTGGAATGGTGGCGAAGACGTGCATCTTCGACGGATTTCTGCTGCTGGCCCTGTGGGCGTTCCGCCGCCGTCGCGAAATCGCCGGCTGGATCAGTCGGCGTTGGGCGGTCCAGGTTCCGTTCGTTCGGCTGCATAGAGCGACCGAAGCCGGTCCAAAACTCCCTGCAGAATAA
- a CDS encoding GNAT family N-acetyltransferase has protein sequence MAIEIAIETPLQDDVRGLVQELNETLLELTPPEHCYHLTVEQMAGQDTTVFIARDDGIAIGCGALKRHGDAIGEVKRMYTRPSHRGRKIGARIVERVEALARQEGLTRLVLETGDRHPAAWAVYERAGFSRCGPVLDYPDSEWSVFYEKSL, from the coding sequence ATGGCAATCGAGATCGCCATCGAGACGCCGCTGCAGGACGATGTGCGCGGGCTGGTCCAGGAACTCAACGAGACCTTGCTCGAACTGACGCCGCCTGAGCATTGCTACCATCTGACGGTCGAGCAGATGGCGGGCCAGGATACGACCGTTTTCATCGCTCGCGACGACGGCATCGCCATCGGTTGTGGGGCGCTGAAACGCCATGGCGACGCTATCGGCGAGGTCAAGCGCATGTACACGAGGCCTTCGCATCGCGGCCGCAAGATCGGCGCCAGGATCGTCGAACGGGTCGAGGCGCTGGCGAGGCAGGAAGGACTGACGCGGCTGGTGCTGGAGACGGGCGATCGCCATCCCGCGGCCTGGGCCGTCTACGAACGTGCCGGGTTCTCGCGCTGCGGCCCGGTGCTGGATTATCCCGATTCCGAGTGGTCGGTATTTTACGAAAAGAGCCTTTGA
- a CDS encoding amidase yields the protein MSDLTRLTISQARAKLRGKEITATEITEAYLSAIDRANPALNAYVAVTGDKARDMAKASDARLVKGEGGALEGIPLGIKDLFGTEGVHTQACSHVLDGFKPRYESTVTANLWADGAVMLGKLNMDEFAMGSSNETSYYGPVINPWRRSRLDTVVMPTTHQGDGGFVSAGGTKTQRSLDNAQLVPGGSSGGSATAVSAFLCAGATATDTGGSIRQPAAFTGTVGIKPTYGRCSRWGIVAFASSLDQAGPIARDVRDAAILLRSMASVDPKDTTSVDRPVPDYEAAIGKPIKGMKVGIPKEYRVDGMPEEIEALWQKGIAWLKDAGAEIVDISLPHTKYALPAYYIVAPAEASSNLARYDGVRYGLRVPGKNIVEMYEKTRAAGFGREVKRRIMIGTYVLSAGYYDAYYLQAQKVRNLIKRDFENVFAAGVDVILTPATPSAAFGIADEDMAADPVKMYLNDIFTVTVNMAGLPGIAVPAGLDPKGLPLGLQLIGRPFEEETLFQTAAVIEQAAGTFQPEKWW from the coding sequence ATGAGCGATCTGACCCGACTGACGATTTCGCAGGCCCGCGCCAAGCTGCGCGGCAAGGAAATCACCGCGACCGAGATCACCGAGGCCTATCTCTCGGCAATCGATCGCGCCAATCCGGCGCTCAATGCCTACGTCGCGGTGACTGGCGACAAGGCACGCGACATGGCCAAGGCGTCCGATGCCAGGCTGGTCAAGGGCGAGGGCGGCGCGCTGGAAGGCATTCCGCTGGGGATCAAGGATCTGTTCGGCACCGAAGGCGTTCATACCCAGGCCTGCAGCCATGTACTCGACGGCTTCAAGCCGCGCTACGAATCAACTGTCACCGCCAATCTGTGGGCCGACGGCGCGGTGATGCTCGGCAAGCTCAACATGGATGAGTTCGCCATGGGTTCGTCCAACGAGACATCCTATTATGGCCCGGTCATAAACCCTTGGCGACGTTCGCGCCTCGACACGGTGGTAATGCCGACGACGCATCAGGGCGATGGCGGCTTCGTATCTGCCGGCGGCACGAAAACCCAGCGCAGCCTGGACAATGCGCAACTGGTGCCGGGCGGCTCTTCCGGTGGTTCGGCGACCGCCGTCTCGGCCTTCCTGTGCGCCGGCGCCACGGCCACGGACACTGGCGGTTCCATCCGTCAGCCGGCCGCGTTCACCGGAACCGTCGGCATCAAGCCGACCTATGGCCGCTGCTCACGCTGGGGCATCGTCGCGTTCGCCTCGTCTCTCGACCAGGCCGGACCGATCGCGCGCGACGTGCGCGACGCCGCGATCCTGCTCAGGTCGATGGCCTCCGTCGATCCGAAGGACACGACCTCGGTCGACCGGCCGGTGCCCGACTATGAGGCGGCGATCGGCAAGCCGATCAAGGGCATGAAGGTCGGCATTCCCAAGGAATACCGCGTCGACGGCATGCCCGAGGAGATCGAGGCGCTGTGGCAGAAGGGCATTGCCTGGCTCAAGGATGCCGGCGCCGAGATCGTCGACATTTCCCTGCCGCACACCAAATACGCGCTGCCGGCCTACTACATCGTGGCGCCCGCGGAAGCTTCATCGAACCTCGCGCGCTATGACGGCGTCCGCTACGGCTTGCGCGTGCCAGGCAAGAACATTGTCGAGATGTATGAGAAGACCCGCGCTGCCGGTTTCGGCCGTGAGGTCAAGCGCCGTATCATGATCGGCACCTATGTGCTGTCGGCCGGCTACTATGACGCTTACTATCTGCAGGCTCAGAAGGTCCGCAACCTGATCAAGCGCGACTTCGAAAACGTCTTCGCCGCCGGCGTGGACGTCATCCTGACCCCGGCGACCCCGTCGGCTGCCTTCGGCATTGCCGACGAGGACATGGCCGCCGACCCGGTCAAGATGTACCTCAACGACATTTTCACGGTCACCGTGAACATGGCCGGTCTGCCGGGCATCGCCGTGCCGGCCGGTCTCGATCCCAAGGGCCTGCCACTTGGCCTGCAGCTCATCGGCAGGCCGTTCGAGGAAGAAACGCTGTTCCAGACCGCCGCCGTCATCGAGCAGGCGGCCGGCACATTCCAGCCGGAAAAGTGGTGGTAA